One genomic segment of Sanyastnella coralliicola includes these proteins:
- a CDS encoding NUDIX hydrolase translates to MTHLTNSQVDISVDCVVFGFDGEQLKLLLIDQKLPDSGNLNPDLLQIALPGDLMNAGESLDACAARVLKELTSLEGIYLKQFYAFGDPNRVSDLKDQEWLRSFRVNPERRVITVAYYSLVKMDDYVPQASSFASNAKWIDIQDVPELAFDHNDIVDKAIAVLRQELTTKHIGFELLPEKFTLSQLQTLYETILDKKLDKRNFRKNIKKMDQVIPLDEKQQGVLHKPAQLFRFDRDANDNVKEE, encoded by the coding sequence ATGACACACCTTACGAACTCACAAGTTGATATCAGCGTTGATTGTGTAGTGTTTGGATTTGATGGTGAGCAATTGAAATTGCTACTCATCGATCAGAAGCTTCCTGACTCAGGAAATCTGAATCCAGACTTACTTCAGATTGCCCTACCTGGTGATCTCATGAACGCTGGTGAAAGTCTCGACGCCTGTGCCGCTCGAGTATTAAAAGAATTGACATCCCTCGAGGGAATTTACCTGAAGCAATTCTATGCTTTTGGTGATCCAAATCGAGTAAGCGACCTGAAAGATCAGGAATGGCTGCGCAGCTTCCGCGTAAATCCTGAACGCCGTGTAATCACGGTGGCTTACTACTCGCTTGTAAAGATGGATGATTACGTTCCGCAAGCCTCTTCTTTTGCTAGTAATGCGAAGTGGATTGACATTCAAGACGTACCAGAACTGGCCTTTGACCACAACGACATTGTCGACAAAGCCATTGCTGTTCTTCGCCAGGAATTAACAACGAAACACATCGGGTTCGAACTTCTTCCTGAGAAATTCACTCTTAGCCAGCTTCAGACCCTCTATGAGACCATTCTGGATAAGAAGCTTGACAAGAGAAACTTCCGTAAGAACATCAAGAAAATGGATCAAGTCATTCCTCTTGATGAGAAGCAACAAGGCGTGCTACATAAGCCTGCACAGCTCTTCAGATTTGATCGGGATGCCAATGACAACGTGAAAGAGGAATAG